One genomic region from Gossypium hirsutum isolate 1008001.06 chromosome D13, Gossypium_hirsutum_v2.1, whole genome shotgun sequence encodes:
- the LOC107919522 gene encoding vascular-related unknown protein 1: MENYSINSSINKSISSKGTSTKTRTSNDSAEESGWTAYFEDYDQQNSHCSSSFSCSVSLVSDVATTVAGAVAGACSSTCDTSLKVPMKLGFKKTRTKEICGGDSLEDTATSPVNSPKVRDVKSNNMDPKQREDQIHSSLGKDTTSENYSKRGCSFDHVS, translated from the exons ATGGAAAATTACTCTATTAATTCATCCATAAACAAATCTATTTCTTCCAAAGGAACATCAACAAAAACAAGAACAAGCAACGACTCGGCTGAAGAGAGTGGGTGGACTGCATACTTCGAAGATTATGATCAGCAAAACAGTCACTGCAGTTCTAGTTTTAGTTGTAGCGTTTCTCTGGTCTCGGACGTTGCAACGACCGTGGCCGGCGCCGTTGCTGGTGCTTGCTCTTCAACCTGTGATACTTCCTTAAAAGTTCCCATGAAACTAGGGTTCAAAAAGACAAGAACTAAAGAGATTTGTGGAGGTGATTCCTTGGAGGATACTGCTACTTCTCCTGTCAATAGTCCTAAG GTTCGCGACGTGAAATCAAATAATATGGATCCCAAACAGAGGGAAGATCAAATCCATAGCTCTCTG GGGAAGGATACTACGTCAGAGAATTATTCAAAAAGAGGGTGTTCCTTCGACCATGTTAGTTAA